One part of the Fusobacterium pseudoperiodonticum genome encodes these proteins:
- the purE gene encoding 5-(carboxyamino)imidazole ribonucleotide mutase — MKVGIIFGSKSDVDVMKGAADCLKKFGIEYTAHVLSAHRVPELLEETLEKFEKEDYGVIIAGAGLAAHLPGVIASKTVLPVIGVPIKAAVEGLDALFSIVQMPKSIPVATVAINNSYNAGMLAVEILAVGNKDLRGKLLEFRKEMKEDFKKNIHVEL, encoded by the coding sequence ATGAAAGTAGGAATAATATTTGGAAGTAAATCAGATGTTGATGTAATGAAAGGAGCAGCAGATTGCCTAAAAAAGTTTGGAATTGAATATACAGCTCATGTGCTATCAGCTCATAGAGTTCCTGAACTTTTAGAAGAAACATTAGAAAAATTTGAAAAAGAAGATTATGGGGTTATCATTGCGGGAGCAGGTCTTGCAGCACATTTACCAGGAGTTATAGCTTCAAAAACTGTTTTACCTGTAATAGGTGTACCTATAAAAGCAGCAGTAGAAGGTTTAGATGCACTATTTTCAATAGTACAAATGCCAAAATCAATTCCTGTTGCGACTGTAGCAATAAATAATTCATACAATGCTGGAATGTTAGCAGTAGAGATATTAGCAGTTGGAAATAAAGATTTAAGAGGAAAACTTTTAGAATTTAGAAAAGAAATGAAAGAAGATTTCAAAAAAAATATACATGTAGAATTATAA
- the purC gene encoding phosphoribosylaminoimidazolesuccinocarboxamide synthase — translation MEKGKFIYEGKAKQLYETDDKDLVIVHYKDDATAGNGAKKGTIHNKGVMNNEITTLIFNMLEEHGIKTHFVKKLNDRDQLCQRVTIFPLEVIVRNIIAGSMAKRVGIKEGTKINNTIFEICYKNDEYGDPLINDHHAVAMGLATYDELKEIYDITGKINNLLKEKFDKIGITLVDFKIEFGKNSKGEILLADEITPDTCRLWDKETGEKLDKDRFRRDLGNIEEAYIEVVKRLTEAK, via the coding sequence ATGGAAAAAGGAAAATTTATTTATGAAGGAAAGGCAAAACAATTATATGAAACTGATGATAAGGATTTAGTTATCGTTCACTATAAAGATGATGCGACTGCTGGAAATGGAGCTAAAAAAGGAACTATCCATAATAAAGGTGTAATGAATAATGAAATAACAACTTTAATATTTAATATGTTAGAAGAACATGGAATAAAAACTCACTTTGTAAAAAAATTAAATGACAGAGATCAACTATGTCAAAGAGTAACAATATTTCCTTTAGAAGTAATAGTTAGAAATATAATAGCTGGTTCTATGGCTAAAAGAGTTGGAATTAAAGAAGGAACTAAAATAAACAATACTATATTTGAAATTTGTTATAAAAATGATGAATATGGAGATCCTTTAATAAATGATCACCATGCAGTAGCAATGGGACTTGCAACTTATGATGAATTAAAAGAAATCTATGATATCACTGGAAAAATTAACAATCTTTTAAAAGAAAAATTCGATAAAATTGGAATAACTTTAGTAGATTTCAAAATTGAATTTGGTAAAAACTCTAAAGGAGAAATCTTACTTGCTGATGAAATTACTCCTGATACTTGTAGATTATGGGATAAAGAAACTGGAGAAAAACTAGATAAAGATAGATTCAGAAGAGATTTAGGAAATATAGAAGAAGCATATATAGAAGTTGTAAAAAGATTGACTGAAGCAAAATAA